A part of Acropora palmata chromosome 6, jaAcrPala1.3, whole genome shotgun sequence genomic DNA contains:
- the LOC141884393 gene encoding uncharacterized protein LOC141884393 isoform X1: MEENYSVDTLGSGSTQYRYGAAGRFTGQISRVTQPNLCKECNENQAHKIQELNSFKPFKESDFYSELDVFKQRLDVKYSLCQSCHEIVIQHLKKQSMDIKTFLLGNQLYQSKSSPRKLLVKSLSHESSLLPLAQLACLILASFLVCSESITDNHGDQACDGVFGHWQIHLDSGRLFLPSLGSTNSTSTTEQHVHHFTSLLKVLLVSLCERGRELLLCVSGLTKGKFLNISLVCLVLNLVIFVRRRTRLSAIILLCWLSLTILCLWDEFWWKANSGWKFIGLVWCWCVDTSLFMFSLLSYMRTRKPRPKRRSFQQLKQTQGNLEGCDTDDPSTMKVDNERLSSQEQSFSSLDSNLNSLTLGIPTRNDNGYNTHLGEFWGHRANSVNTKESPLVSMHQRPLIVPATLRYSGPRQRQPNKKASQPSGENSLGLSSYEDTDSDSSNEACSKKNPSFENNALTRTQKQSAKPRKCSSLPKRKQLTTLATSRTSLLILSLILNFYLIILFTEWPAQSLRSLVRIIARG; the protein is encoded by the exons ATGGAGGAAAATTACAGTGTGGATACACTTGGTTCTGGTAGCACTCAATATCGATATGGAGCTGCAG ggaGGTTCACTGGACAAATTTCTCGTGTAACTCAGCCAAACTTATGTAAAGAATGCAATGAAAATCAAGCACACAAAATCCAAgaattaaattcattcaaaCCCTTCAAAGAG TCTGATTTTTATTCAGAGCTAGATGTTTTTAAGCAGCGTCTTGATGTCAAATACAGTCTCTGCCAGTCATGTCATGAAATTGTTATCCAGCATTTAAAGAAACAATCCATGGATATCAAAACCTTCTTGCTGGGAAATCAGTTGTACCAATCAAAATCGTCACCGAGAAAG CTTCTTGTTAAGTCTTTGTCGCATGAGTCAAGCCTTCTCCCACTTGCTCAACTGGCTTGCTTGATACTTGCTTCATTTCTGGTTTGTTCTGAATCAATCACAGATAACCATGGTGACCAAGCTTGTG ATGGAGTTTTCGGTCATTGGCAGATTCATCTAGACAGTGGAAGGCTGTTTTTGCCTAGTCTTGGTTCTACAAATTCCACAAGCACCACAGAGCAACATGTCCATCACTTTACCAGTTTACTCAAGGTTTTGTTAGTTTCACTTTGTGAGAGAGGCAGGGAATTGCTCCTCTGTGTGTCAG GTTtaacaaagggaaaatttCTCAATATTTCATTGGTGTGTTTAGTCCTCAATCTTGTCATATTTGTGAGGAGAAGAACAAG ATTAAGTGCTATTATTTTGCTGTGTTGGCTGTCATTAACCATACTGTGTCTCTG GGATGAGTTCTGGTGGAAGGCAAATAGTGGATGGAAGTTCATAGGGCTTGTATGGTGTTGGTGTGTTGATACAagcttgtttatgttttcctTGCTTTCATACATGAGGACGCGGAAACCAAGGCCAAAGAGAAG ATCTTTTCAGCAGCTTAAGCAAACCCAGGGCAACCTGGAGGGATGTGATACCGACGACCCATCAACAATGAAAGTAGATAATGAG CGTTTGTCATCTCAAGAACAGAGTTTTTCGTCATTAGACAGCAATTTGAATAGTCTTACTCTGGGAATACCGACCAGGAATGACAACGGCTACAACACCCACTTGG GCGAGTTTTGGGGTCACCGTGCTAACAGTGTTAACACCAAGGAATCGCCATTGGTATCTATGCATCAACGTCCCCTCATAGTTCCCGCTACTCTTCGGTATTCAGGCCCTCGACAACGACAACCAAATAAGAAAG cTTCTCAACCTTCCGGTGAGAACTCTCTCGGGCTCTCCTCCTATGAAGACACCGACTCAGACTCAAGCAACGAGGCGTGCTCCAAAAAG AAcccttcatttgaaaacaacgCACTCACAAGAACGCAGAAGCAATCAGCCAAGCCGAGAAAATGCTCTTCATTACCCAAAAGAAAGCAACTGACCACACTTGCTACGTCAAGGACATCGTTGCTAATATTAAGCTTAATCTTAAACTTTTATTTGATCATTTTGTTCACCGAGTGGCCAGCACAAAGTCTACGATCTCTCGTAAGGATCATTGCGAGAGGATAA
- the LOC141884393 gene encoding uncharacterized protein LOC141884393 isoform X2, which yields MELQSDFYSELDVFKQRLDVKYSLCQSCHEIVIQHLKKQSMDIKTFLLGNQLYQSKSSPRKLLVKSLSHESSLLPLAQLACLILASFLVCSESITDNHGDQACDGVFGHWQIHLDSGRLFLPSLGSTNSTSTTEQHVHHFTSLLKVLLVSLCERGRELLLCVSGLTKGKFLNISLVCLVLNLVIFVRRRTRLSAIILLCWLSLTILCLWDEFWWKANSGWKFIGLVWCWCVDTSLFMFSLLSYMRTRKPRPKRRSFQQLKQTQGNLEGCDTDDPSTMKVDNERLSSQEQSFSSLDSNLNSLTLGIPTRNDNGYNTHLGEFWGHRANSVNTKESPLVSMHQRPLIVPATLRYSGPRQRQPNKKASQPSGENSLGLSSYEDTDSDSSNEACSKKNPSFENNALTRTQKQSAKPRKCSSLPKRKQLTTLATSRTSLLILSLILNFYLIILFTEWPAQSLRSLVRIIARG from the exons ATGGAGCTGCAG TCTGATTTTTATTCAGAGCTAGATGTTTTTAAGCAGCGTCTTGATGTCAAATACAGTCTCTGCCAGTCATGTCATGAAATTGTTATCCAGCATTTAAAGAAACAATCCATGGATATCAAAACCTTCTTGCTGGGAAATCAGTTGTACCAATCAAAATCGTCACCGAGAAAG CTTCTTGTTAAGTCTTTGTCGCATGAGTCAAGCCTTCTCCCACTTGCTCAACTGGCTTGCTTGATACTTGCTTCATTTCTGGTTTGTTCTGAATCAATCACAGATAACCATGGTGACCAAGCTTGTG ATGGAGTTTTCGGTCATTGGCAGATTCATCTAGACAGTGGAAGGCTGTTTTTGCCTAGTCTTGGTTCTACAAATTCCACAAGCACCACAGAGCAACATGTCCATCACTTTACCAGTTTACTCAAGGTTTTGTTAGTTTCACTTTGTGAGAGAGGCAGGGAATTGCTCCTCTGTGTGTCAG GTTtaacaaagggaaaatttCTCAATATTTCATTGGTGTGTTTAGTCCTCAATCTTGTCATATTTGTGAGGAGAAGAACAAG ATTAAGTGCTATTATTTTGCTGTGTTGGCTGTCATTAACCATACTGTGTCTCTG GGATGAGTTCTGGTGGAAGGCAAATAGTGGATGGAAGTTCATAGGGCTTGTATGGTGTTGGTGTGTTGATACAagcttgtttatgttttcctTGCTTTCATACATGAGGACGCGGAAACCAAGGCCAAAGAGAAG ATCTTTTCAGCAGCTTAAGCAAACCCAGGGCAACCTGGAGGGATGTGATACCGACGACCCATCAACAATGAAAGTAGATAATGAG CGTTTGTCATCTCAAGAACAGAGTTTTTCGTCATTAGACAGCAATTTGAATAGTCTTACTCTGGGAATACCGACCAGGAATGACAACGGCTACAACACCCACTTGG GCGAGTTTTGGGGTCACCGTGCTAACAGTGTTAACACCAAGGAATCGCCATTGGTATCTATGCATCAACGTCCCCTCATAGTTCCCGCTACTCTTCGGTATTCAGGCCCTCGACAACGACAACCAAATAAGAAAG cTTCTCAACCTTCCGGTGAGAACTCTCTCGGGCTCTCCTCCTATGAAGACACCGACTCAGACTCAAGCAACGAGGCGTGCTCCAAAAAG AAcccttcatttgaaaacaacgCACTCACAAGAACGCAGAAGCAATCAGCCAAGCCGAGAAAATGCTCTTCATTACCCAAAAGAAAGCAACTGACCACACTTGCTACGTCAAGGACATCGTTGCTAATATTAAGCTTAATCTTAAACTTTTATTTGATCATTTTGTTCACCGAGTGGCCAGCACAAAGTCTACGATCTCTCGTAAGGATCATTGCGAGAGGATAA